The Thermococcus sibiricus MM 739 DNA window GTATGGGAGCAATAGTTCTAGATGGTGCAAAGATTGGAAACCATGTGATTGTAGGAGCTGGCGCATTGATTCCTCCTGGCAAGGAGATTCCAGACTATAGCCTAGTTGTTGGAGTCCCTGGAAAAGTTGTAAGGCAGCTCAGTGAAGAAGAGATTGAGATGACCAGGAAAAATGCTGAAATTTATATGGAACTTGCTGAAATGCATGTTCAAAAGAGAAAGAGAGTTGAGTGACGAAACATGAGCCTGATTTATAGAGTCGTGTCCTCTGTTCCCCATATTTTATTTAAGCCTGTGTATGACCTATACGAGTCATACCTATTTGAAAAAGTCAAGTCCCGGCCTGAGAGAATTCCAAAGCATATAGCAATAATAATGGACGGAAACAGAAGATGGGCCAGAATTCTCAATAAACCTCCATGGTATGGCCATCTTTTTGGCTCTAAAAAATTGGAAGAGATTCTTGAATGGTGCCGAGACTTAGGGATAAGAACACTGACTGTATATGCTTTTTCTACTGAGAATTTCAACAGGAGCAAAGAAGAGGTCAAGATGCTTATGGATCTCTTTGAGAAGAAGTTCAAAGAATTAATTCACGACAGAAGAGTTCACAAATATGGAATACGAGTTAACGTCCTTGGAAGGAAAGAATTGCTACC harbors:
- the uppS gene encoding polyprenyl diphosphate synthase, with protein sequence MIYRVVSSVPHILFKPVYDLYESYLFEKVKSRPERIPKHIAIIMDGNRRWARILNKPPWYGHLFGSKKLEEILEWCRDLGIRTLTVYAFSTENFNRSKEEVKMLMDLFEKKFKELIHDRRVHKYGIRVNVLGRKELLPENVRKAAEEAEQATKKYNNYNLNIAIAYGGRSEIVDAVKRIVDDIQVGKLNKNEIDEKLLKRYLYVPNMTDPDIVIRTGGEVRISNFLIYQIAYSELFFVDVYFPEFRKIDFLRIIREYQKRDRRFGK